A region of the Epinephelus fuscoguttatus linkage group LG22, E.fuscoguttatus.final_Chr_v1 genome:
GCTTGACGTCTGACTTGGTTCTTGTCCACATATTCCCCATAGTCCAGTTTCCCCTCAACTAGAATCCTCGACCtgaaacacagagacttgtgaaCAGTGACATGAAGGATCCTCTACTCCAAGAGTTCTCAACCTCTTGTAACTTCAGGCCAATTGAAAAATTTCTGAGAACGACAATccgaaataaataataaaaaacatgataaaaaggaggaaaataataatgtgtgttATGCCACTGTCAGTCGTTAATGTCGCTGGTCCCTTTTCCTTAAGAAATATTCTTTTGGTTTCCCAACACGTCCTGGTgctttgtgtctgtctcttATGAATCcaaatttaatgttttcatgttgtatGTTTTGTAATGTGGTGCAGAACACTTGTAGCTTCCTCACCGACTGAAACCAGCAGCTGAGTTCATCTTAAATTAGACGGGAACATACAGagcataaacacacagatggaCAGTTTTTATAGATGGTTGTATTTCTGTAATGAAAACTTGTCACCGCAGGAATCGTCTGTaacttaaaatacattttttccacagctgctgttctttaaGAAGGGAAACTAAACATGTACAGGCACTCTTTAAACCTTTAAGATGCTGGAAATATAATTTCAGTatagagtttcactttcagGAACGCAGCGGTCCAAGACGACAACCACAAAACCGCGACCATGTGGTGCATGtcatccctctgtctctctactGTATACTGTCAACACAGTTACGAAACCCTAAATAAACTCAAGTGTTAAAGGTGCAGTCCTACAGGGAACATGTGGGTCGTACCCTTTCTTGACGTACTGGTAGGCCACGTCTCTCAGACCAGGTTTGAACACCGACACACGATGCCACGTCGTCTTCTGACTGATGTCACCTGGAGTCAcggaacagacacagagaaaaaagcCTCAGACATGACATGTTACATTAATATATATGTTACACAGTGTTGCAGGGATGACATTCTTCTGTAGGCCGAACTGAAAGGTAACATCGCCTTAAGCCTAGTTCAGTTCGATTTTCACCGTGATGTTGACTTGtggaggatcttgagagccaccttgggtcggaggtgagtcggcagttagtctgccacgacgagtcctcatgtgtgaacaagcctacgagcaagtcgccccctcgtctgcgactgggactggatatctggcatgctagaaaactggacaagtgtgacacgactgacaaagagcatcagccattgagaggcgggatacgacCCACGTCAGCaggcaggaggacggaagaaatgtgaggacaagctggcaagcaacaacaatggcggcgtccacaggatcacggggagcgcattgtgtttggacccaggccatGTTGACAAGTAAAGTTTAGCGCCGGGGAACTTCATAATATCCTGTTTTGTTCACAtgtagtttggtgacgtcaccgcgttatctggggctctgttggCGAGGGcttggtggagaaatcttgtggtgtgcacacacaggtcgtaacgcagttggcgagactcctgATGACAGAagcacacgtcgccaggtatgaacactcaaaagattatgtTAGTCTCCGTGACTCAAGACTGGTCGGCCAGTCGTGTAAAGCGAACTCGCCTTTTTGTGATGTATTCTGACACACCTGAGGTCCCTGTTGTGATTTGGTGTTGTCCTGTTTGTATTTGTGCTGCTGTATGACCCTGTCTTGGTTACGTCTTGTTAAATTAAAGTTATAtatttacagaaataaatataatagTATAAACAGAATGTTTGATTATCCTGTTAACTtggtttttttaattaaatattccGCTTGTTATATTATTGCTGTTGACAGTGATCTAAAGCGTTTGTTCCCAATAGAGAATCACCATCAGTATCTGTACACAGGAACTATAAACTTTCAATTAATGctaacagaaacattttgaagGCCGTCTGTGATGACTTAAAagcatgtatttttatttataattttaaatGAGGATGATGAACGAGGCATCAGGGTTGGAGATGAGTACTTCAGGGACAGACTGTATTAATGTGCATGTCTTTTTTGCTGGTTTGATTCACGTCATGCTCGGCGTAGAGTCGTTTAAGACCTTGAAATCCATCAACAACAATCCATCATGTGTTCACGCTCACTGAGGCTGAATTAAATAGTAACGCTGACCTCTAGTGGCAGAATACAACACCTGTAGGGCAAATACCAGACTACATGTTACAGCTAATGTCACAGTAATTATTTCTCACATTATCTAAACATCTGCTATTCTTATTTAGTAATATTTCAGTCCATCAGCTATCTTTACTCATTTCATCATATCAGTGTAAAAGATGACAATAAGTTCCCTTCGAGTTTACCACTATAATAAAACATTATCCTTGAAGCAAACTCATTTAAAAATTAATGGTTATAACTGGTTTATTTAGGCTTTAATGTTCTACAGGAAGGATCATCACTGTGCTGTGAAAACAAACCTAAAAATTCACTTTTCAGCTCAGAAAGTCAGCCCCATTTATTCATCCAGTGTGTGAAACGTTAAGAAGTTCCTccaggaaaaacactgaaatgtcaGAGGACATTTAAGCCTAACCCTGAAGTACAAACAGACTGTTTTGTTCAGCTCTTGGCCGCCAGTCAACACGTAATATGACAAATGTCTCACGAGGGAAACACAGCATCAAAAGACGAAGGTCAGAGTGCTCAGACAAACAGATTCAGTGACCCCAGACAACAAATGTGGAGTGGGAAAAGTATGTACACTTTGTATTTTATCTCCTGGTGCTGCCGTGCGCATTTTATCCCAGCCcaactgcagctgcaaaaggGAAGCACCGATTCACTGGCTGCATGTCGGTATCGGCCGATATTCACCTTGTTGACTCCACTGGCCTGTCGGTAAATAAGACATTCACCGATGACAGTGGCCGATGTTTGTCTGTTGTGTCACATACTGGCGTCCAAGGGACAATAGAAAACTTGTTTCAGATATCTACTGGAACGCCGTCGGGACAAAGGACGAAGTAATCTCactttcaactttatttatcattattcgatttgtttttcatcatttattttccCATTCATTATCATAAGAAATGCTTTTTAGTCTTATAACCTGTTGTGACCTGTCGCCTTTGGGAAACTGTTTGGAAAGCGAAATGTTCTTAATTTTAATCATGAAGATAGTTTACAGAAGTTTCCTCCGTCCTCAGCCAAAATGATTCTGTCTGTCTTTACCACTTGTACTTACGTTGatcaaaatgaatgaaaagaaaCGGACActtgtgtatttgttgttttttttcctcactgtaCAGAACTCGCAGTACTTTTTCTGTACCTGGTGAGTTTGTCTCCCCGTCTCCAGACCGCCACATTTCATTGGTCGCTAGCGAGAAGATGGTAACGGGGTTACGACCCTCCACTTGTCTCATCACCGGGTCCTGACCCACTCGGCCCAACAGCTGCACACGGTTTATCGCTGGAATAAAGACACAGAAGACCCCCATTATCTGACATTAGAGTCTAACGAGTAGACAGTGGATAGATACTGATGAACACATCGTTGTCTTCCAGGAAACACAAAGTTTACTCACATCTCTCCAGGACGAGGGTGGCGTCTGTGCTCCTGTATCTCACCACCTGTCTGAATAACTGTTGACGGAAGAGAGAAAATATTTGTAAAGCCAGTGAGCATCTTCCTGCATGCACTCAAGTGTTCTTATCCCTTCTGTCTCATCAACTGAGATGCTTTGCTTTAAacatacaataaataataaGTCTCATTAATAAGCTAAAAGCGCTCAGGAAACACATTATAAACAGTAGGATGAATGTGGTCTATTAATAATCATGTCTTGCTCACCTGTGCGGAGGCGCTTCTCAACATCTTGTCTGTGCTGCACAGACAGCTCTGATGACAAACAGACCGATCTGAGCAACAAAAAGGCAGAAAATTACATGTACAAATGTCTGTAAGGCAAGAGAAGAGCACACAAGCAGCAGCTGCACAACACCGACATTAACACCAAGTACTCAAAAATattcagaggaaaaaatgaTGTAACATTAAGGTAACTTTATTTTACTGAGCCCCATGTGAATACTATTATCATACAGAGATGTCCACGCTCTGTCAAGTGAGTAATTTGATGTTACGTCATGATTACAGTAAACTGAGCTGTGTTAccgacagacaaacagaaacattaacagatattatatatattaccAGATATTATCTGTAAGCCTGCAGACAGACAAGCTTCAGATTCAAACATGTGAACACGGCCTCAAAGTCACAGCAGCGCTTTTTCACTGCAGCAACGAGGCTTCTGGGATCTCCCGCCGCCGGATGTGGACAcgaaataaatatttaaaattaacGTTTTTCTCGTCGtctttacattttcagtttaaaGTATCTTAAACGGCAGATAAACGGCGGTGTTTTGGCAGAAAACTGCATCAAAATCCGTTGAAAGAGGGGCAAAAACGCGTTTAGAAAACTTACCAGGTGCAACACTTCAGAGCAGACTTCGGTAACCTCACGCTGCTTCCGGTTCGACACCAATACAGGTCCGACGAAAAAGGAAGTAGTTAAAGTTCCGCTTCGGAGCTTCGCACTTTAAAATATCGTATTTATCGTAGCATTTTAAAGTGGCGActcgtttaaaaaaaataaaagaaggcGCGGTGTATCTGctttgaacattttaaaaaatcagtgttaatTTTAGGTATTGTGTTGCGTAATTCTTAATATTCCTATTAATGCTCCTCTTAGACTGCTAcgcattttttttatctgaaagTGAATGAAAGATCGTATTTGtaatttttacaggaaatgttgttaatttttatTAATAGAAATCTGAACACTGAAATTTTGAtggattttttgttttaaatagaacaagcttttttccattGTAAATCATCCACGATGGAAGACCAAAGGAACAGTTCTAGTATGCTTAGAGCTAATAATGTTTGTAATGTTTATCTCAATTagggactgttttcttttttattcgaGGAGGGGTGTgagttttattctatttttttgaCCTTCCCCGAgactacaaatatttttcattgATGAATCATACCTCTCACAGTTTCTGTCAAAGACGGCAGGCCGCCAGTGAAGGcactttaaaagagaaaacGAGGCAGGAACATGGACTACAGGGAAAACTCAAGAGGTGGTGGTGGTTAGCTCTCTCGCctaacagcaagagggttcctggtttgaacctagTGTGGGGGCGCCCTTctggaaaataaaatcagacaGCATcatacacaataaaaacataacaacataGTTAATAGGTacataaaagcaaaataaaacacacacgaTTGCACAATCAATAAAGGGCCAAAGGTGCAGGACTCACTGCAAAGACGAGGGCAACAGACACTTAGCAACAACCTAACATTGTCAGACAGCCAACTACCAGATTGGTGTGTCATGGCCTTTGGGCTTAATAaggcaaggttctgtgcttggaccaatcctatttactctatatatgcttcctttaggtaacatgcggatgatacacagttgtatttatcgatgaagccagaagaaagtaatcaattaactaaactccataactgccttaaagacataaaaacctggacgagcaccaatttcctgaagttaaattcagacaaaactgaagttattgttcttggccccaaacaactcagagactctttatctgatgacatagtttctctagattacattgctctggcctctagcactaccgtaagaaacctcggagtaatatttgatcaagatttgtcttttaattctcatttaaaacaaacctcacagactgcattttttcatctgcgtaatattgcaaaaattaggcctatcctgacctgaaaagatgcagaaaaattggtccacgcttttgttacctcaaggctggattactgtaactgtctattatcaggtagctctagtaagtccttaaaaactctccagctaatccagaatgcagcagcatgtgtactaacaggaactaagaaacgagatcatatttctcctgttttagcttctctgcactggctccctgtaaaatccagaattgaatttaaaatcctactgttaacttataaagctctaaatggtcaggctccgtcatatcttatcTATCTATCATATctctcatagtgccttattatcccaccagaactctgctcAACACAGTTTAGGGTTGACTGACCAGGAGCAGCTACAAA
Encoded here:
- the ssbp1 gene encoding single-stranded DNA-binding protein, mitochondrial; translated protein: MLRSASAQLFRQVVRYRSTDATLVLERSINRVQLLGRVGQDPVMRQVEGRNPVTIFSLATNEMWRSGDGETNSPGDISQKTTWHRVSVFKPGLRDVAYQYVKKGSRILVEGKLDYGEYVDKNQVRRQATTIIADNIVFLSDNVREKF